AATAATCAGTGGAGCAACAGCGTCTGTTTTAACTACCGCTTTAGCAATGAGCTATATCGAAGTACTTTCTTTTATTGCAAAGGGAGAAGTAGAAGGAACATATCCAGACTTAAAAAATATTGGAGATTTGATGAGAGAGCGACTGCAAGTCTATTTAAAACAAAGTGAAGAGACTTCTATTACAGATTCCACAGTCGATGAAGAACGAACAGAGGATGTAGAGAAAAAAGAAAAGCCAACATTTTTTCAAAAAATCCGTAATACATTTACAAAAAAATAAAGATGATATAGATCAGACAGGTTCTTCTTGCTTAAAAGCAGAGAGCCTTTTTTATTTGTGATTAAAAATTGTAAACGCTTGACATTTAGTAAATTTGTTCGTATTATAAAAGAGTAGTTTCCAAATGATAACTTTACGTTTCCTTATAGGAAACAATGAAACGTTTGGATACACGGTATTTATAAAAAATAATATAAAGAAGAAGGAGAATCAGTAATGGAAACAGCGTATAAAACGTATTATGCACATGCACCAAAGGATGTTGAACATTATTCTACTGAGCAATTAAGAGAAGAGTTTTTAGCACAAGGGTTATTTGTACCAGGTGAAGTTAAATTAAACTACACTCACTTCGATCGTCAAATTTTTGGTGGAGTTACACCTACGACGGAAGAACTAGAAATTGTTTTAAATGACTCACTAGGTGTAGATTACTTCCTAGCAAGACGTGAATTAGGCGTAATCAATATTGGTGGACCAGGAAGTATGATCATTGAAGGTAAAGAAGAATCAATGAAGAAACAAGATGGATACTATATTGGTAAAGAAACAAAAGATGTTCGTTTCAAATCAGATGATCCAGCTAATCCTGCAAAATTTTATGTAGTATCAACACCAGCTCATAAAATTTATCCAACCGTGAAAATTTCTATTGATGATATTACTCCAAAAGTAACGGGAGAAGCAAAAACTCTAAACCAACGAAAAATCTATCAATATGTTCATCCAAACATGTGTGAAAGCTGTCAATTACAAATGGGTTATACCATCTTACAACCAGGTAGTGCTTGGAATACAATGCCAGCTCATACTCACGAACGTAGAATGGAAACCTATTTATACTTTGATATGGAACCTGATACAAAAGTATTCCACTTCATGGGAGAGCCAAGTGCAACAAAACACTTAGTAATGAGTAACGAAGATGCTACGATTTCTCCAAGCTGGTCTATTCATACAGGTGTTGGAACAAGTGATTATACATTTATCTGGGCAATGTGTGGAGAAAATATTACATATGAAGATATGGACCACGTTGCTATGAACGATTTAAAATAAAAGAATTAAATAGAATGAATGTAGATTTACGAGGAGGAAAAAATATGGAATTCAGTATGGATTCATTTTCACTTAAAGGGAAAATTGCACTAGTAACAGGAGCTTCTTACGGAATCGGTTTTGCGATTGGTAGTTCACTGGGTAAAGCAGGAGCAACTATTGTTTTCAATGATATTAATGAAGAGTTTTTAGAAAAAGGTCTTGCAGCATATAAAGAAGCTGGAATCGAAGCTCATGGATATGTTTCAGACGTTACTAATGAAACTCAAATACAAGAAATGATTAAGAAAATTGAAAAAGACGTAGGTACGATAGATATTCTAGTGAATAATGCTGGAATTATCAAACGAATCCCAATGATTGAGATGACACCTGAAGAATGGCGTCAAGTGATTGACATCGATCTAACAGGTCCATTTATCATGGCAAAAGCTGTGCTTCCGGGCATGATTGAAAAAGGACATGGTAAAATCATTAATATCTGTTCATTAATGAGTGAACTTGGACGTGAAACCGTTAGTGCGTATGCAGCAGCTAAAGGCGGATTGAAGATGTTGACTAAAAACATTGCAGCTGAATATGGTGAACATAATATTCAGTGTAATGGAATTGGACCTGGCTATATTGAAACACCACAAACAGCACCTCTACGTGTGGAAGGTCATCCATTCAACAACTTTATTATTGACAAAACACCTGCAGCACGTTGGGGTACACCAGAAGATCTAAAAGGACCTTCCGTATTCTTAGCTTCAGATGCATCTAACTTTGTAAATGGTCACATCCTTTATGTAGACGGAGGAATTTTGTCTAGTATTGGTAAACAACCATAATAGCTTGAACTAAAATTTGAATTTCTAATAGGGGAGGGACGAATTTAGATAAAATCTGAAATCGTCCCTCCTTTATCTAGGAATATAAAATAAGTTGTATATAATAAAAAAGAGGGGAGGCAATCAATATGACCGAAAAAAAGCTCTATGGAACAGTTTTAGTTAAGTCGGATGTTATATTAGAATATGTATACGGTAGTGATGAGCCACAAGGTTTGGCAAATATATCCGAGAATACTGGTCTAACGAAATCTACGACATTAAAAATTCTAGATACGTTAGAACATATCGGATATGTTATCAAAAATAAAAAAGATCGAACCTATTCAATTGGTTTTAAATTAATGAAATATTCTTCTAAAGAAATGAGTCAAATTGATTTAGCAGCAAAACTAAATCAATATTTAGAAGACTTACACAAAAAGTTTGATGAAACCGTTCATTTAGGTGTTTTTAAAAACAATCATATTTTTACCATTAATAAATTTCAATCCAGTAGACCGGTCGTATGCTCCTCTTCGGCAATCGGAGAAACCAAAGAACTATATAGTTCAGGGATGGGAAAAGCAGTATTAGCCGAGTTGGATGATAATACTTTATTGAACTATATTAATAGCAATGAATTTATTCCCAAAACAGAAAAAACAATTGCAGGCACACAACGGTTACTTGCTGAACTAGAAGAAACTCGTAAAACGGGTTATTCTGTGGACAATGAGGAAAATGAAGAGGGAGTTTACTGTCTAGGAGCAGCTATAACCAATACAACCGATAGTGGTGAAAAAACAGTTTTGGGTGCGTTTAGTATTAGTATACCTTCCTTTCGTGCAACCGATGATGTACTCAAACAATTAGTGGACGCGGTATTAGAAACAAAAGAAATAGCAAATGCTAGTTTTAATAAATAAGAATGGAGGAATAAGCATGAAAAATTTTAAAGTAACAATCGCAAATGATAAAAATGAAGTGCTAATGGAAAAACAGATTCAAGAGAGGGGTTACCTCTTTTATGAAAAAGCTTATGACGAAGGAGATAAAGTTACTCTTACGTTAGATCAAGCAGGACAATTTGTTAAAGTAAAAATTGATGATGCAATGGCTGAAACAATTCTATTTATAAAAGGGACAACATGGACTTTTGAAATTCCATCTGAAAAAAATATTAAGGTATCTTATCCTACCTATGCTTTTTCAGGAGAAAAACATTATCTTTCTTTTGGTATTCCAACAGAAGATGAAGTCTATGCATATCGCAATCTAACTTTAAATCCTTTAGATCAAAATAAAAAAGAAGAAGCTTTTCCACACGCTTCTGCTAACGTGGAAACTCGAAATGAAGCTACTTTCTTTGCTCGTAATGCTATAGATGGAGTTCTTGCGAATGAAGATCATGGCTTTTAGCCATATCAGTCTTGGGGAATTAATCGTCAAGCAGATGCAGCATTGCGTGTCTTATTTGGAAAAGAAGTGGAAGTTGATCGTGCTGGAATTGCTTTACGTGCTGACTACCCACATGATAGCTACTGGACACAAGCTACATTAGAATTTTCTGATGGATCTCGTGAAGTAGTTTCTTTGGAAAAAGATAAAGATTTACAATTTTTTGATTTCAAAAAACGTACCGTAGAATGGGTAGAAATTAAAGAACTGATCAAAGCAGAAGATGAGTCACCATTCCCAGCACTCACTCAATTAGAAGTTTATGGTAGATATCTAAAATAAAAATAATTTAATTTTGATTGTATGGAAGGGAAAGCAGCCATATGCTAGGACTACAAGGAATAGAAATCGGGATGCTGATTATAGCAGCTGTAATTGTAGGTTTTTCAAAAGCAGGAATTCAAGGAGCTAGTATTCCTGCAGTTGCTTTGATGGCTATTATTTTTGGAGGAAAGCAATCAGTAGGGATTATGCTACCGATGCTTCTTGTAGGAGATTTAGTAGCAATTAAAAAATATGGAAAACAAGCAAATACAAAAGATGTTTTACGATTATTACCTCCAACTATTCTTGGAGTAATCGCAGGAGCTGTCTTAGGAAATCAGATGAATGATTCTCAATTTAAATTTTTAATGGGAATCATTTTAATGGTTTGTCTTATTTTATTAGTTTTTCGTTCTCGTTCAAAGGAAGCAAATACTCTTTCTGAAAATACTTCTCTTCGTTGGTTCGTTGGTATGATTAGTGGCTTTTCTTCTATGGTAGGAAATGCAGCGGGACCGATTTTCAGTGTTTATATTTTAGCACAGAACCTTCAAAAACAGACGATGATAGGGACAGCAGCTTGGTTCTTTTTTATTATGAATATGATGAAAGTTCCCTTTCATATTTTTCTTTGGAAAACGATTACGTTCGAAACTGTAAAATATATTGTGTTTGCTCTTCCTTTTATTGGATTAGGAGCTGTTATAGGGATATGGGTGGTTCGCCATATTAGTGAACATTGGTATCGTAGAATGATTATTCTTACCACAGCAATAGCGTCTATTCGTTTACTCTTATAAAATAAAAATGTACTCCATCTGTTTAATAAACAGATGGAGTACATTTTTTTATTTAAATATCCAAATTTCGTTCTACTTCATCTGCCGGATCGACTTCTTGATCCATATACTCGTAACCAGCTCGATGAATTTTGAGAGCTTCTAGAATAGGTACGAAAATAGCAGCAACTAATCCACCAGCAAAACCATTATTATACAAATTAACCCCTCCATGAAGGAAACTTACGTTAACCACTAGCGTTAAATGAAGTGCACCAGCGATAAAGCCCGCAACAGCGCCATAATGACCTGCGATAGGGGCAAGGGTTGTAACGAAGAGAATAGCGATTAAAATGCTCGTATTTTGCGTATCGTGCAAGGTGACGAAAGACATAAAGGTCGCCCCTAACATAGGGGGGAAAATCGTTTTTACATTTTTCCCAAAAGCTCCAAAGCCTACAACTGAGAAAATCCCTCCAATTACAGGACCGTTTATTTCTCCTCCTAATATTAAAATATAAGTGGTCGTGATAATTCCTAGTAAGCCCATATTTAAGAACGTTGCACCATCTCCAGCAATTTCCACATAATCCGTAGAGAGTTGTCCAGAATGATTTAGGATTTTTTCCATTCCTTTAAAGGTCCATTTATTTATAAGAAGGCCAAGTAGGGTAGTACAGATAAAAAGTGAAAATAAGAAGATTGAAAACGGTACATTATATCCACTAGCAAGAATGGAAACAGAATCTACTTGTTTTCCAAAGTTTCTCATAAGTGAGGTAAAAACGGTTCCAATTAATCCACAAGTAAAGCCAATATTATAGAGACTGAACCCTTTGGTGAAGGTTACCGCATGTCGAGCAAGAGGTGGCAAAATAAATCCAACAATAAAACCTGCTGCGATCCCTAGTGGAACACCAATGAGAAGAGGGAGTTCTTCTCCAAAACTTAATTCACTTACTAAAGGACTAAGTGCTGTTCCGAAAAGAGCAGCGAGTAATGATTTTGAATAAGGGATATGAGTGACTTTTGCGTAGCTAAAAGCACCTATGATAATAGGTAAGGAATTGTAAAAATTCTTTCCAAAAAAAGAGAAGCCAGTAATGATGAGAATCCCAGCAATAACGGGACCGTTTATCTTTGCTTTACAAAGTCGAACAATCAATAGTGCTTCCAAGGTCATGATAGAAGCATTAAAAAAAGTAGCACCAGCATTTGCCAGTTCAATATAATCAGTCAGTAGATTAGCAGGGGAACGCATAATTAACCAAAATCCGTCCCAGATCTCTTGTGGTGAATTAAATAGAAAGGCTATCACACCAAGTAGTAAGGCAAAAATAGTGAAAATTACAAACATTGTTTTTTCAGGTACGCTTGAGTAAGAGATTTTTTCTTCTACTGTAATCGTCGTCATAGATTTCCTCCTGTCATAAAAATAAAGGCAGAAACATGATGGCGTTTCTTATTTTTTTGATTGTAACAGAAAGGACAACTACATCACAATAGATATATTGTTTTTTTAATGTTTATTTTAATCATGCATAATCGTATTTGCTAACTCATAGAGTTTCTTGACGTCTTCTCGGTACACCCATTTACTAAAAGACTCACTGATTGCACGACTAGCTGTTTGATAATAAATAGTAGGAGCGTTATCAACACAGTAATAATAAACTCCTTTACGTTCGTATATTGGATCTTCAAAAGGTGTATATTGAATTCCTTCTATTGTGCCATCCCCATCAGCAGCTGCACCGATTATAAGAGCACCTTTTTTTATACGTTCCTGATGTTCATACGTAATAAGTGAAGGTGTACCATGAGGAATTTGAATCCCATTAATAATAATATCGAATTCTTCTATATTTTGTATAAATTCTTCCATTGTTCTTCGGTAATACATACGAACATTGGTACTATATTTAGAAATAGCATTCATTGCTCCTTGGGAAACGTTCCCAGACCCTAAAACGGCTACTCGATAAGATGCATCAGGAATAATCCCTTTATGCATTAAAGCGTGAGAAGTAGCGGAAAAACCTGCATAAAAACTATTCATATAAATAAAATTGGAAGGAATCCATGGAATTTCTATCGAACGATCTTGATAATAAATAGCAGGAGTAATATTATCCAAGTCTACAATAATGAGCTTTTTAGGAATTCCTTGACTATCCATAAAAGATTTTCCACTTATTTCAGGGTGAGTCCAGCCGATAATCATTTGTCCTTCACGAATATCATCGTAATCTGCTGGTTGAAGTACTTTTAAAGAGACAATCGTATCACAAGTAGCAAATACTTCTTTTCTACTCAGAATGGTACAACCGACCGCTTTGTAAGACTGATCGCCAATGCCCATGCTTTTTCCTAAACCTTCTTCAATAACTACTTCGTTCTCAAAATTGTGAATATCTTCTGGTAGAATGGGTATCCGTTTTTCTGCTGGATAATGGGAAATAACAAATCCAATTTTCATTTATAAATCCCTCTTTTTTTTTTTTTATATTATCAGAAATATAGTTCTGTAAAGCAGCATCACACTTAACAATACCATAAAATCGCTTTCAAATCAAAAACATCATTATATTTGCAAATGTACTAAAGGGACGATCAGCGAAAGACTATGATGAAAGGGATCAATTACTTACTCACTTTCATGAAATAAATATTGTAACTGAATAAACAAATATAACCTCAAGAAGAGACAAAGTTTTCTTCCCTTTCTATTCATTTAGATTACTTCGTTTGGTAGCCTTCTCATAATCGTTTAAAAAAGATATAATAGAGGGTAGGGAAAGACTTAGAGGGGGAACCAGGATGATTAACAAGACAATGTGGGATTTTGTGAAAAGTAAAGTAGATATGAATATTCGAGAAATAGGAAAGAACTTTCCAAAGAATACTGCTAATGGAACCTATCTTTTAGAAGATTCTGAACAAAGAATCGCAGGTTATTGGCCAGGAGTTTTATGGCAAGCCTATCAAGCTATCGACGATGAATCATACGCCATGCTTGCACGCGAATTAGAAGTAGAATTAGAAAATAGTCTTTTTGATCCTGATAAGCTCGATCAAAATGATGGAATTATGTGGACATTAACAAGTTTAGCAGACTATAAAGTGACTGGTGATAAAGATGCGAGAAAGAGAGCCTTACAAGCAGCCAACCTTCAAATGGCCCGATTTAATGTAGCAGGAAACTTTATCGGTTCGAAGTTTGAAGAAGGTGAGAATCAGTTGGTTACGATTGATTCGGTTATGGATGCCTCCTTATTATTTTGGGCAGCATCAGAAACTGAAGATATTCGCTATAAACATGTCGCCGAAGCTCATTTAACTACTATCATTCAATATTTTATTCGTGAAGATGGATCGCTCTGTCAATCTTGTCTTTTTAATTCTGAAACAGGAGAGTTTATTGAAGAAAGAGCTTCTTCTGAAGAGGAAAAACAGAGTTCTGTCGCTATGAGTTTAGCTTGGGCTATATACGGTTTTTCTCTAGCAGCTCGTTATGCGAGAAGACCAGAATATATAGACGCAGCTAAACTATTTGTAGATGACTTCTTAGAAAATTTTCAAACTTATATTAAAGTAAATCCATCGGCAGCTGCCATTACAGCAAATGGATTACTAATTTTTGCTAAACTGACTAGTGTAAAGAGCTACCGAGAAGATGCAGAGAAAATTATTACAGACTTATTTGAGCATCATAGTACGAAAGAAAATGTAGCACACCAAGGAATGATTCTATCAAATAATAAAAATGATTCTGAATCAGATATGGAAGGAGATTACTTCTTTACGGAGGCAGTTGTTTCTTTTGTATTTGATAAAGATTTATTTTGGTAAAAAAATTATACTAAAAAACGCTCTCCAGTAGAATTTCTAACTGGAGAGCGTTTTTTATTCTATTACAAGATCAAGTAGGGTCATTTGCTAAGGTATTGCTTGTGGAAGATTCTTCATGGTGTAATTCCATACTCATGGAATAAACACTGTAGAAAATAACACCTAGGACAATCCATTGTAACATGTTGGTATTCAAGCCGGTTACAAAGAATGCAGCAACTAATACACCAATCACGCCAAACACAGCAGAAAATAGAGTGATTTTACGAGAGTAAGAGTCTAATTTAACAAATTGAATACTCCCAACGGGAATAGATAAAGTACAAGCACCCATCATAATAGGAAAAGCAACACTAGGATCTAAGCCTAATGCATAAATAGTTGCCATTGTTAATGCATAAGAACCAATTCCAATATTGTTCAATGCGCCATAAATCAATGATAAACCACCTAATAAGGCTAATTTGAATCCGGATAGAGAAGTAGCTTGTCCACCAGCTGGATAGACACCCAGTTTACCAGCTAAAATTAGTCCAGCTGCTATCAGTAATCCTACAATTACAAATTTTTTAATAGTGTTCTTTGGTAGTTTAACAAC
The Jeotgalibaca sp. MA1X17-3 genome window above contains:
- the kduI gene encoding 5-dehydro-4-deoxy-D-glucuronate isomerase, which translates into the protein METAYKTYYAHAPKDVEHYSTEQLREEFLAQGLFVPGEVKLNYTHFDRQIFGGVTPTTEELEIVLNDSLGVDYFLARRELGVINIGGPGSMIIEGKEESMKKQDGYYIGKETKDVRFKSDDPANPAKFYVVSTPAHKIYPTVKISIDDITPKVTGEAKTLNQRKIYQYVHPNMCESCQLQMGYTILQPGSAWNTMPAHTHERRMETYLYFDMEPDTKVFHFMGEPSATKHLVMSNEDATISPSWSIHTGVGTSDYTFIWAMCGENITYEDMDHVAMNDLK
- a CDS encoding gluconate 5-dehydrogenase, with the translated sequence MEFSMDSFSLKGKIALVTGASYGIGFAIGSSLGKAGATIVFNDINEEFLEKGLAAYKEAGIEAHGYVSDVTNETQIQEMIKKIEKDVGTIDILVNNAGIIKRIPMIEMTPEEWRQVIDIDLTGPFIMAKAVLPGMIEKGHGKIINICSLMSELGRETVSAYAAAKGGLKMLTKNIAAEYGEHNIQCNGIGPGYIETPQTAPLRVEGHPFNNFIIDKTPAARWGTPEDLKGPSVFLASDASNFVNGHILYVDGGILSSIGKQP
- a CDS encoding IclR family transcriptional regulator; the encoded protein is MTEKKLYGTVLVKSDVILEYVYGSDEPQGLANISENTGLTKSTTLKILDTLEHIGYVIKNKKDRTYSIGFKLMKYSSKEMSQIDLAAKLNQYLEDLHKKFDETVHLGVFKNNHIFTINKFQSSRPVVCSSSAIGETKELYSSGMGKAVLAELDDNTLLNYINSNEFIPKTEKTIAGTQRLLAELEETRKTGYSVDNEENEEGVYCLGAAITNTTDSGEKTVLGAFSISIPSFRATDDVLKQLVDAVLETKEIANASFNK
- a CDS encoding sulfite exporter TauE/SafE family protein gives rise to the protein MLGLQGIEIGMLIIAAVIVGFSKAGIQGASIPAVALMAIIFGGKQSVGIMLPMLLVGDLVAIKKYGKQANTKDVLRLLPPTILGVIAGAVLGNQMNDSQFKFLMGIILMVCLILLVFRSRSKEANTLSENTSLRWFVGMISGFSSMVGNAAGPIFSVYILAQNLQKQTMIGTAAWFFFIMNMMKVPFHIFLWKTITFETVKYIVFALPFIGLGAVIGIWVVRHISEHWYRRMIILTTAIASIRLLL
- a CDS encoding DUF1576 domain-containing protein codes for the protein MTTITVEEKISYSSVPEKTMFVIFTIFALLLGVIAFLFNSPQEIWDGFWLIMRSPANLLTDYIELANAGATFFNASIMTLEALLIVRLCKAKINGPVIAGILIITGFSFFGKNFYNSLPIIIGAFSYAKVTHIPYSKSLLAALFGTALSPLVSELSFGEELPLLIGVPLGIAAGFIVGFILPPLARHAVTFTKGFSLYNIGFTCGLIGTVFTSLMRNFGKQVDSVSILASGYNVPFSIFLFSLFICTTLLGLLINKWTFKGMEKILNHSGQLSTDYVEIAGDGATFLNMGLLGIITTTYILILGGEINGPVIGGIFSVVGFGAFGKNVKTIFPPMLGATFMSFVTLHDTQNTSILIAILFVTTLAPIAGHYGAVAGFIAGALHLTLVVNVSFLHGGVNLYNNGFAGGLVAAIFVPILEALKIHRAGYEYMDQEVDPADEVERNLDI
- a CDS encoding N(5)-(carboxyethyl)ornithine synthase, with protein sequence MKIGFVISHYPAEKRIPILPEDIHNFENEVVIEEGLGKSMGIGDQSYKAVGCTILSRKEVFATCDTIVSLKVLQPADYDDIREGQMIIGWTHPEISGKSFMDSQGIPKKLIIVDLDNITPAIYYQDRSIEIPWIPSNFIYMNSFYAGFSATSHALMHKGIIPDASYRVAVLGSGNVSQGAMNAISKYSTNVRMYYRRTMEEFIQNIEEFDIIINGIQIPHGTPSLITYEHQERIKKGALIIGAAADGDGTIEGIQYTPFEDPIYERKGVYYYCVDNAPTIYYQTASRAISESFSKWVYREDVKKLYELANTIMHD
- a CDS encoding sulfite exporter TauE/SafE family protein; this translates as MILQIIFILIVVANSTFLITFVKDLFAHKASIAKEPGNPILMAFSQFMIFFLSTFGISDFAIGASLYPKAKWVNDKKLPGTLNAAVVIPVFVMAIAYLTSIEVGLATLVVPIVAQTIGSYISPRFVVKLPKNTIKKFVIVGLLIAAGLILAGKLGVYPAGGQATSLSGFKLALLGGLSLIYGALNNIGIGSYALTMATIYALGLDPSVAFPIMMGACTLSIPVGSIQFVKLDSYSRKITLFSAVFGVIGVLVAAFFVTGLNTNMLQWIVLGVIFYSVYSMSMELHHEESSTSNTLANDPT